A single region of the Amphiura filiformis chromosome 7, Afil_fr2py, whole genome shotgun sequence genome encodes:
- the LOC140156434 gene encoding uncharacterized protein: protein MWAKVPSGAPKSVDHMPQSDGISIFTWEDPPCGLRHGDIINYEYEYWIPSQTADRISGTTSRNEVYLGLSSNETYVFRVRAYTSKGPGPFSETIFASASDSTSDSGASSNVTIISSVSVSVVLLFLIILFIIAVIVKRKRHQEPSTETMETAPGKENEAYQDLENTTREAEHLYQGTIPMTHIPTTDTDYEHPDNDDNTPHQYQNLRSGKGRVHNPKKIQSSGADDDDAYYEDTANTVPKVISS, encoded by the exons atgtgggcAAAAGTTCCTTCTGGTGCACCAAAGAGTGTGGATCATATGCCTCAAAGCGATGGGATATCAATATTTACCTGGGAAGATCCACCATGTGGTCTACGCCATGGTGACATAATAAACTACGAATATGAATACTGGATACCTTCGCAGACTGCTGATCGTATAAGTGGAACAACATCACGTAATGAAGTATATTTGGGCTTATCCAGCAACGAAACGTATGTATTTCGTGTGAGGGCATATACAAGTAAAGGACCAGGACCGTTCAGTGAGACTATTTTTGCTTCTGCGAGTGACTCGACCTCTGATTCAG GTGCGAGTTCAAATGTTACGATCATTTCTTCGGTGTCAGTTTCAGTAGTTTTATTATTCCTGATCATTCTGTTCATTATCGCAGTCATCGTTAAACG gaaAAGACACCAAGAGCCTAGTACTGAGACCATGGAGACAGCGCCTGGAAAAGAAAACGAAGCTTACCAAGATCTTGAAAATACTACACGAGAAGCAGAGCATCTATATCAGGGTACCATTCCGATGACACATATACCTACTACTGACACAGATTATGAACACCCGGATAACGATGATAACACCCCGCACCAATATCAGAACCTTCGCTCTGGTAAAGGTCGTGTTCATAATCCGAAGAAGATACAATCAAGTGGTGCCGATGATGATGACGCCTACTACGAGGATACAGCCAACACCGTACCAAAAGTAATcagttcatga